Part of the Melopsittacus undulatus isolate bMelUnd1 chromosome 12, bMelUnd1.mat.Z, whole genome shotgun sequence genome, CTTGTGTCCTGCAGCATGGAAACGGCATCTGTGACAGCACTGCCCAATGGAGCAGACAGCCCCCGGCTTCAGCCTGCAGCTGGGGAGGCAGCATGGGTCACCCTGGCAGTCCAGCCCCCCACAGTCACACTGCTCCCCCTCATCCACCACCTTGTTGCCGCAGTGTTTAAAATGGAGGAGCCTGTGGGGCTCGGGGATGTTGCACAAGCAGTGGCCGTGGCCTCTGTTCATCAGGTCTAAGTAGTACTGCTTGCTGCAGTTGCTGAAGCCCTCGGCACCGGTGAGCGAGTGGCCTGTCATGTAGCACTTGGAGGCTGTCCCGCACATGCAGTTCTCCTTGTCGTGCTCCATGCCCAGATTGTGACCCAGCTCGTGAGCAAAAATAAGCGAGAAGGCTGTGAAATCTCTCCGTATGTGTGAGACAACACCCGAGCGGTACCCCGGGAAGCAGATGGTTCCTACGTACGCCAGCCCAACGATGAGCCCGAAGTCCATGTAAGTGAATAGATGGGCAATGTCGTACGCCATCCGCTGAGAGAGATCCCTGTTTGCCCAGTGGTTAAAACTCCTGAGGACGTCTTCTATATCCTGGCTGTGCCTGATGAAGGTGCTGTGTGTCCAGATCTCCATCCCGATCAGGCAGATACGTATCCTCAGGCTGTTGAAGTAGGTTTCGGCTAAATTGATGGTATTTGTAACCAGAAGCATCACGGAGGTTTCGTTGCTCCCttggaaggaaaacagggaGTAATCCACCACGACAAACACCTCGACATAGGTGGTGTGCTTCAGCCCCCGACAGAAGACATGCTTCCTCAAGGCTGCTTGAGGTCCCATCTCCCGCAGCTGCGCTCGCATCACCTCGTTCGTCACCCCACACATCAAGGGCTTGCTCTGGGTCGCCTCTCGCCGGTAGAGAAGGTGCTGGAAGCTGAGGGATCCTGGCACAGGCTCAATGGTGTAGCTCAGGTTCCCCATCTCCAGCTGCCCCCTCAGCCCCCAGCAGATGCTGAGCGTGGCGATGGAGCCGGGGCTGTCCTCCACGTAGCCCCGGTAGAAGCAGTCctcagggatgtggggctgctccACCAGCCTGCTCCCCTCCGGGCTGTACGTGACCACGGGCAGGTTTTTCACCACAAACCCTCTCTTTTGGGTGAGGCGGAGGATGCGGTTCCTCCCCTCCACCCTCAGCACATAGGACACACCTGTGGCTGCCTCTGCCTTGGCGGCCAGCTTCCTCGGGTGGACTAGCTCATAGACAGCATAGCCCGGGGGTGGGTGATGGCCGCTCGCCCCAGGGAGGAGAGATGCCACCAACACTGCCCAGACCCCcagcctgaggagaagggctTCCCCCCGGCCGCCATGATGTGCCCGGAGCCACCTCATCGCCAGCGCCTTCAAAATGGCGGCGAGACACCTCAGGGAGCGCCCTGCCAACCCTCGCATGGGCATCAGGACCTTGTCTGCTTTGAGGAGCTCAGGCAGCGGCCAGGCCAGGGTTCTCCCCTCCGGGATGGCACAGATAAAGGTACGTGGCACCCTGCTGCTTGGAGGAGCAGCCATTCCCCTCAGGGCCCTTTGAGGGCTCTGCCAGTGCTGCCGCCTCTGCtagctgctctgcagcatggcGGCACCTGTGAGGTAACAGGGATGAGGAGCAgccatccctgctgtgctcacCTCACCTGGGGTGCCCGTGGTTGTCTTTATAGCTGCTCCCCTGTCACTCAATGGGATTTGGGAGCCATCCGTCCTCACTACCCCTCCTCCTTCACAAGTGGAAATCCCTAAAGCTAAAGCTTGTCTGTGGGTCACGAATTTGAGAGTTAACCCCAATAACGAAGCAAATTAACTTCACAAACAGTAATGGCCCCTGGTCACCATCTCACCTCCTTCAGCAGTCTGTGAGGCAGTGACATCCCCAGCAGTAAAACTCATAGAaccacagcatggtttgggttgaagggaccttaaatcccatccagccccaacccctgccacaggcagggaccccttccactggagcagcttgctccaagcccctgtgtccaacctggccttgagcactgccagggatggggcagccacagcttctctgggcaccctgtgccagcgcctcagcaccctcacagggaacagcttctgcctaagagctcatctcagtttcccctctttaagtttaaacccatcacctaTCGCTACAGTCCTGAtaaagagtccatccccagcacccaaaTATTCTGAGCATGtccccccagtgtccccataTTGAGTTATCTATAAATCACATGCTGTTCTAGTATTTTCTTTGAGGAAACCTGCTATAAACACCACCCACAGAGCAGCAGTTGGCCTTTACCCCCACGTGCCCATCAGACATCAGGCCCAGCTCTTTAtacaatccccccccccccatttcatACAAACacatgcccagcaccagctgtCTGTGAGCACCAGCAGACAGCAACATCTGCAGGGCTGAATTTAGCATCAACCAGGTGGAAAATACCTCTTCCAGCACGAAGCACTCCTGCTCCCCAGCGTTCAGCTGGGAGGTGCTGCAATCATGTCTTAACTGGGCTTTTTATACCTGTTCTGttgcagtgctgctcctgctcccgctgctcccAGCCCCCATGGACACCTCCAGAGCAGCCTGGCTTTTTTTGTCAGCTCAGCCTGGCACGGATGGGATGCTGCTGACAGCTGCTTTACCTGCTCCAAGCCTTCCTGCAAGCTTCTGTCTAAATGATGCTGCCAGCTTTGTACTTCCCACAGAGGCAACTGATGTGAGTAGTAATGattccctccctctccttccctcatTTCCTTTCAGACATATTCCCCACTTTCTTCTCTTATAACCAAGGCTTAGagccctttcctccctcctcctgaTGCTTTCAGCAGCTCATGTTTGCTCCTGGGCTGCAGTGCCACAGAGGAAGAGCTCAGGTGTGCCCAGGATGGGCTCAAAGGTGGGCATTCTTCCTGGGATTCCAGCTCAGGAGGAGGTGACTAAAGGGTGTGAAGTTAAGGTCCTATACAGTGGTGTGGACAGTTTGAACCCCCTTCCCCTGAGCCATAGCAGAGGGTCTGTAACCCAGAAGTTTCTTTGCTCAGAGGGAAGAGCAGATGTCTTTGAGGACTGCGTGTTTAGTAGAGAGGGGGGCTCGCGGCTGCAGACCCCCATGCCTGGGCTGGGAGACAGCTGTCACTCTTGCCTTGCAAAAGGCTCTGCTTCAGCCATCCCTGGGCTTATCTGGCTCAGCCTGTGTCTGTCAGTGTAAACCAGCAGGAAGACTTTTAATCTGAGCTCCCCTATCATTTTTGTCAATGACTTCTCCTACAGAGTGAGGTCAAGCAAAACAATTTCATTTTGATATTGTACAGAATAAAAGCCAGGTCCCCTATAACTGCACTTGCATctaaatcagttttaaatgaGTCCACTGCAGCTGGAGTCTGAATCTGGTGGCTGAGTCCAGCTTTCCACTGCTGCCATGTAAAGTCCTACACAGTACTCTCAGCTGGTTTTGAGTCATCTTCTTCCACCTGGTCACTCATATTGCCCTTAGAAGCCCGTTTTTTAACCCAACAGGATCCAACATATGTGTGTAGTGCTTGGGTTACTTCCAACTTTCTTGCTTGCACAATGGCAATCGCTTTGAGCACCAGAACAGCAATAGTTATTCCAGTAATCCCAAGGAGCAGCCTCCAAAGCCCGTGTTTAGTGACAGGTGCAGGCCCACTGTCAATGCTTCCTCCAAATCCAACGTACTGGCAGTAGGGAGGTGCCCAGCCATTGTCACAGTGGCAGTTCCCATTACTGTTGCAGACACCTTTTCCACTGCAGGTTTCCCTGGCAGAACAGCGGGATGTCAAGTACCTCCCCTCAGGCACACACGTCCGGTTAATGCAGATCTTCTTCTCCCCACACTGCATACCATCCTTAACAAGTCCAGGATCCAGAATGTGCACACCCAAGTGGTAGTCTGTGCCCCAGCACCAGGTATCACCCACCGGGGTCTGGATGACTGTTGTATGATCTTCCAGCCGAGGCAGATGTCTCACGTTCACACACTGCATCCTCCCACACAGGACATTCTCTAGCttacatttctgaaagctgaCATCTGCCCCATCTCCAAAGCAATTGCCAAATCGATCCCCTTTCATGTTCACCTCCTGGAAGCACGACAGCGGAGCAGGCTTTGCTCCCTTACCAAAGATACTCACACACTGTAATGTGGGAGACTGGCATTTGCCTGAGTAGCAGTACCCATCCTCAGCACACACAGTCCCATCTTGCTTGACCACATCTGCTGGGCAATGCTCAGATGTCCCGTTGCAATACTCAGGCAAGTCACACGGTCCAGCACTTTCCCTGCACACTTCTCCTTCTGGAAGAAGTCTGCAATTCCTACAGCAGCGTCCAGAAGTGCAAAGGGCTCCCTTTCTCTGACAGGCAATGTCACAACAAGGGTCTGACTGACACATATCCCCAGGCCTCAGGACACGATTCTTGCAGCGCCTCAGCACAGTTGTCATTACTGATTCTGGGACGTTATCAAGGCAGAATCCTTGCCCTGATGATATCAAATCAAAATAGTGCCTTTTGCTGCAGTTGCTGAATTGATAGTTCACTGGGCTGTTCACGCTCATGATGCATCTAGAGCTGTTTCCGCACGTGCAGTAGCTGTGGTCATACGTCATGCCAAGGGCATACCCTAACACATGAGCGACGCTGACAGCAGTCTCCACATAAGGCTGTCTGGCAAATGACACAACAGCAGAGGCCCTGTTTTTGTCACAAGCACTGCCCAGGTTGGATTTGCCACTCATGTGCAATCCACCTGTCCCATGACCAAAGTCCATTGAGGCGAACAGACACCCCACGTCATGCGTGGTGTACTTCAGGCTTTGCTTCCGCCAATGATTAAAGTCGTGAAGGACCCTATTTATGCTTCTGGTAATACTGATAGGGTTCTTCTCCACCCAAATCTCTAGTGCAGTTGCCATAACACGAAGGTGCAAAGATTTAAACATCCCATCCACCAGATTGAGTATTTCAATAACTTCCAATGTTACATTAGTTATACTTCTTCCAAAGGCATCAAAACCTTCCTTGTCCACCACGACAAAGAGCTCCATGTACCGTGTGTGTCCCTGGAGCTGGAAATGCCCTTCTGCCTCCTTACTAGGCCGTGGAAACCATTGACGTTCAGTGGGCATATCATACATATACATGGTCCCAGGAACTGCCACATCCCTCCACAACAGAAGATGCTGACCCTTGGTGTCACCTGGCAAGGGCTCAATGCTGTAGCTTGAGTTTCCAAACTGCAGCAGTCCTCTGAGCCCAGAGCAGACATTCAGAGTCACCCTGGAGTTCAGGATGCCTTCCACATAGCCATCGTAATAGCAGTGCACTGGCACATCGGGCTGCTTGGCCTTCATTTGGCCATGGGAGTCACGAGCAAATACAGGGAAGTCTTTTACTATCAAGTCTTTCTGCCTGAGGCGAAGTGTGTAAGTTATCCCTTGAATGTTGATGCCATAGGATActtcctccttcctgctcttTCCTGCACTGGAAGCAAGTTTCCTTGGAATTACTATCTCATAGACTGTGTTGTCCAAAGTGGTCTGCAGGCTGCAGTCtgcacagggcagcaggagccccTGCAGCAGGAAAGAGAGGCCCAGGCCAAGGAGGAAAACCCCTCTGCCTGTTGGGGTGCAACTTGGCTGTGTCCAGCTTGAAGCCATGGTAACTCCCTCCCTGGCTGGAGGAAAGGGTAGAAAATATGGATGATGAGACATCAAAAAAGCTACTTTTAACTCACCAACCAAGATCCCTTCTCACCACCTTCCCTCAGGGTCTGTCCTCCCCGCTCAGCCTGCAGCCACGTTCAAGCCCTTCATCCAACGTCTTTTCTTAGCTCTTCCTCAGCTACCTGTCCACCAGAGAGTAGGACACACTGGGAGGCAGCCAACCTACCATCCAACACCATCCAACTGCAACAGAGCAAAGCAACACAGGGAAAGACCTAGCACAGTGTGGGAAGCC contains:
- the LOC101877389 gene encoding disintegrin and metalloproteinase domain-containing protein 9-like, which codes for MASSWTQPSCTPTGRGVFLLGLGLSFLLQGLLLPCADCSLQTTLDNTVYEIVIPRKLASSAGKSRKEEVSYGINIQGITYTLRLRQKDLIVKDFPVFARDSHGQMKAKQPDVPVHCYYDGYVEGILNSRVTLNVCSGLRGLLQFGNSSYSIEPLPGDTKGQHLLLWRDVAVPGTMYMYDMPTERQWFPRPSKEAEGHFQLQGHTRYMELFVVVDKEGFDAFGRSITNVTLEVIEILNLVDGMFKSLHLRVMATALEIWVEKNPISITRSINRVLHDFNHWRKQSLKYTTHDVGCLFASMDFGHGTGGLHMSGKSNLGSACDKNRASAVVSFARQPYVETAVSVAHVLGYALGMTYDHSYCTCGNSSRCIMSVNSPVNYQFSNCSKRHYFDLISSGQGFCLDNVPESVMTTVLRRCKNRVLRPGDMCQSDPCCDIACQRKGALCTSGRCCRNCRLLPEGEVCRESAGPCDLPEYCNGTSEHCPADVVKQDGTVCAEDGYCYSGKCQSPTLQCVSIFGKGAKPAPLSCFQEVNMKGDRFGNCFGDGADVSFQKCKLENVLCGRMQCVNVRHLPRLEDHTTVIQTPVGDTWCWGTDYHLGVHILDPGLVKDGMQCGEKKICINRTCVPEGRYLTSRCSARETCSGKGVCNSNGNCHCDNGWAPPYCQYVGFGGSIDSGPAPVTKHGLWRLLLGITGITIAVLVLKAIAIVQARKLEVTQALHTYVGSCWVKKRASKGNMSDQVEEDDSKPAESTV
- the LOC101877557 gene encoding disintegrin and metalloproteinase domain-containing protein 21-like, producing MPMRGLAGRSLRCLAAILKALAMRWLRAHHGGRGEALLLRLGVWAVLVASLLPGASGHHPPPGYAVYELVHPRKLAAKAEAATGVSYVLRVEGRNRILRLTQKRGFVVKNLPVVTYSPEGSRLVEQPHIPEDCFYRGYVEDSPGSIATLSICWGLRGQLEMGNLSYTIEPVPGSLSFQHLLYRREATQSKPLMCGVTNEVMRAQLREMGPQAALRKHVFCRGLKHTTYVEVFVVVDYSLFSFQGSNETSVMLLVTNTINLAETYFNSLRIRICLIGMEIWTHSTFIRHSQDIEDVLRSFNHWANRDLSQRMAYDIAHLFTYMDFGLIVGLAYVGTICFPGYRSGVVSHIRRDFTAFSLIFAHELGHNLGMEHDKENCMCGTASKCYMTGHSLTGAEGFSNCSKQYYLDLMNRGHGHCLCNIPEPHRLLHFKHCGNKVVDEGEQCDCGGLDCQGDPCCLPSCRLKPGAVCSIGQCCHRCRFHAAGHKCRSEADECDLPEYCNGTSAWCPDDLYVHDGTPCSNNGYCYHGKCATHDNLCRKVFGKQARGAPLSCFQKQNMRGDRFGNCGGDGSRIAFVGCKPQNVLCGRLQCVNVKKIPILQRSKAIIQTPGPNDWCWGTAYHASIDTPDVGGGAEGTRCGPKKICINRTCIDATVKMKCDGKVRCGGKGVCNNLEHCHCEAGWAPPDCQFHGLGGSMDSGPPPALVMTMGEAVRTKVFKIVMGITVPLTVIGIAVGIAVAKYRKAKAAIAEGSEASADEEQVGYQHGACSYIVD